In Rattus norvegicus strain BN/NHsdMcwi chromosome 1, GRCr8, whole genome shotgun sequence, a genomic segment contains:
- the Or51q1e gene encoding olfactory receptor Olr140, translated as MSEVTNTTHDPFYFILTGIPGFEAIHLWISIPFFCLYTISIMGNTTILTVIRTEPSLHQPMYLFLSMLALTDLGLTLTTLPTVMQLLWFNIREISFEACFAQFFFLHGFSFMESSVLLAMSFDRYVAICRPLHYASILTSEVIGRIGLAIICRCVLAVLPSLFLLKRLPFCHSHLLSHSYCLHQDMIHLVCADIRVNSWYGFALVLLIIVLDPLLIVLSYALILKSIFNTATWADRLRALNNCLSHILAVLVLYVPMVGVSMTHRFAKHASPLVHVLMANIYLLAPPVMNPIIYSAKTKQIRQGITHLLFQRKVH; from the coding sequence ATGTCAGAAGTAACTAACACTACTCATGATCCTTTCTACTTCATCCTCACGGGCATCCCAGGATTTGAGGCTATCCATCTCTGGatctccatccccttcttctgCCTCTACACCATTTCCATCATGGGCAACACCACCATCCTCACTGTCATCcgcacagagccatctctccaccagcCCATGTACCTCTTCCTCTCCATGCTGGCCCTCACTGACCTGGGCCTCACTCTTACCACACTCCCTACTGTCATGCAGCTTCTCTGGTTCAACATTCGGGAAATCagctttgaggcctgctttgcaCAGTTCTTCTTCCTCCATGGGTTCTCCTTCATGGAGTCATCTGTTTTATTGGCCATGTCCTTTGACCGTTATGTGGCCATCTGTCGCCCACTCCACTATGCCTCCATCCTCACCAGTGAGGTCATTGGTAGAATAGGGTTGGCCATCATTTGCCGCTGTGTCCTGGctgttcttccctcccttttcctgcTCAAGCGCCTGCCCTTCTGCCATTCCCACCTTCTTTCTCACTCTTACTGCCTCCATCAGGATATGATTCACCTGGTCTGCGCTGACATCAGGGTCAACAGTTGGTATGGATTTGCTCTGGTCCTGCTCATTATTGTATTAGACCCTCTGCTCATTGTACTCTCCTATGCACTTATCCTGAAAAGTATCTTTAACACAGCCACTTGGGCTGATCGACTCCGGGCTCTCAACAACTGTCTGTCCCACATACTGGCAGTCCTGGTACTCTATGTACCCATGGTTGGTGTGTCTATGACTCACCGCTTTGCCAAGCATGCCTCTCCACTGGTCCATGTTCTCATGGCCAATATCTACCTGCTGGCACCTCCTGTGATGAATCCCATCATTTACAGTGCAAAGACCAAACAGATTCGCCAGGGAATCACTCACCTTCTCTTTCAAAGAAAGGTTCACTGA
- the Or51k1 gene encoding olfactory receptor Olr141, which yields MGAENNESLDLLSVFLTGIPGLEAQHGWFSIPFFIMYMVAIVGNSLIMAAVQEDSALHEPMYLFLSMLAITEVGVSVSTLPTVMGILWFDAYRIDFDGCLAQMFFIHTFSGMESGVLLAMSYDRFVAIYNPLRYTAILTLPRIISMGLGITLKSVALMAPLPILLKQLPYCHINILSHSYCLHSDLIQLPCADTRLNSILGLAIVLATFGLDSLLIVVSYGLILYTVMGIASGEGRKKALNTCVSHICAVLIYYVPMIGVSVMHRVAKHASPVVHTLMSSIYLFVPPVLNPIIYSVKTRPIQQGIANLFSFKKGLI from the coding sequence ATGGGAGCAGAGAACAATGAAAGTCTTGACCTCCTATCAGTTTTCCTGACTGGAATTCCAGGACTGGAGGCCCAACATGGCTGGTTCTCTATTCCCTTTTTCATCATGTACATGGTTGCAATTGTGGGCAACAGCCTAATCATGGCAGCAGTGCAGGAAGACTCAGCTCTCCATGAGCCAATGTACCTGTTCCTCTCCATGCTGGCCATCACTGAGGTGGGAGTCTCTGTGTCCACACTGCCCACTGTTATGGGCATTCTTTGGTTTGATGCCTACAGAATTGACTTTGATGGCTGTTTGGCACAAATGTTCTTCATTCATACTTTCTCTGGCATGGAATCAGGAGTCCTGTTGGCCATGAGTTACGACCGCTTTGTAGCCATCTATAATCCTCTGCGCTATACAGCCATTCTAACTCTGCCTCGGATCATATCCATGGGTCTGGGTATTACACTAAAGAGTGTTGCACTCATGGCCCCACTTCCAATCCTTTTAAAACAGCTACCATATTGTCATATAAATATTCTCTCCCATTCCTATTGCCTCCACTCAGACTTGATCCAACTGCCTTGCGCAGATACTAGGCTTAACAGCATTCTGGGGTTGGCCATTGTTCTGGCCACATTTGGGCTGGACTCACTGCTCATTGTGGTCTCTTATGGGCTCATTCTTTACACAGTGATGGGTATTGCATCTGGCGAGGGTCGAAAAAAGGCACTCAACACATGTGTGTCACACATCTGTGCAGTGCTCATATATTATGTGCCTATGATTGGTGTGTCTGTGATGCATCGCGTTGCCAAGCATGCATCACCAGTGGTTCACACACTCATGTCGAGCATCTATCTGTTTGTGCCACCAGTGCTCAATCCCATCATATATAGTGTTAAGACCCGTCCAATCCAACAGGGAATTGCCAATTTGTTCTCCTTCAAAAAGGGATTGATCTGA